A region from the Coffea eugenioides isolate CCC68of chromosome 9, Ceug_1.0, whole genome shotgun sequence genome encodes:
- the LOC113782426 gene encoding cleavage stimulating factor 64-like — protein sequence MADSANQRCVVFVGNLPFHASEEEVTKKCEEVGPVVSFRLMRDKETGKRKGYGFCEYRDEETATSAIRNLNGEDLGGRKLRVNFADNDKNYDRNRKNRSNNNNQDQFGFGSDPLTEYLAKIPREKLIEIVSDMKKLAAENKEQARQLLHACPALPKAIYQVQVMLGIVPPQMVQMQLPNSAAAAIPQFAAESKGLDQSQLRVESIDSTQSGTSFLNDDHPSKCVKLNDGRAVSSSRDEGSQDSLLNNVRPLESAKLSGGMAASSSTDGGGSACDSIVGKLHISAEEESYLLQQVKNLTPEQISSLPPEQQQQVIQLQQMLIQQTYSAA from the coding sequence ATGGCAGATTCTGCTAATCAGCGTTGTGTTGTATTTGTCGGGAATTTACCTTTTCACGCCAGTGAAGAAGAGGTAACAAAAAAGTGCGAGGAAGTTGGCCCTGTTGTTTCTTTTCGATTAATGCGTGATAAAGAAACTGGGAAACGAAAGGGATATGGATTTTGTGAGTACAGGGATGAAGAGACAGCAACGAGTGCAATTCGAAATCTTAATGGGGAAGATTTGGGAGGAAGAAAATTACGAGTTAATTTTGCAGATAATGATAAAAATTATGACAGAAATCGGAAAAATAGGAGTAACAATAATAATCAGGatcagtttggatttggaagtgACCCTTTGACagaatatttggctaaaattcCTAGGGAAAAATTGATTGAGATTGTGTCTGATATGAAGAAATTGGCCGCAGAAAATAAGGAGCAAGCTCGTCAGCTTTTACATGCATGCCCTGCTTTGCCTAAAGCTATTTACCAAGTACAGGTGATGCTAGGAATTGTACCTCCTCAAATGGTGCAGATGCAGTTGCCAAACTCTGCTGCTGCTGCAATTCCTCAATTTGCTGCAGAAAGTAAAGGTTTGGATCAGTCCCAATTGCGTGTGGAGTCAATAGACTCTACACAATCTGGAACCAGTTTCTTGAATGATGATCATCCCTCCAAATGCGTAAAGTTGAACGATGGAAGGGCTGTATCTTCCTCCAGAGACGAAGGCTCTCAGGACAGTTTGTTGAATAATGTTCGTCCATTAGAGAGTGCAAAACTAAGTGGTGGAATGGCTGCATCTTCATCCACAGACGGAGGAGGATCAGCCTGTGATAGCATAGTTGGTAAGTTGCACATTTCAGCCGAGGAAGAATCTTATCTGTTGCAGCAAGTGAAGAATCTTACGCCTGAGCAAATTAGTTCGCTGCCTCCTGAACAGCAACAACAGGTGATTCAACTCCAGCAAATGCTAATTCAGCAGACGTACTCGGCGGCCTAA
- the LOC113781970 gene encoding pentatricopeptide repeat-containing protein At5g64320, mitochondrial isoform X1 — protein sequence MLKRSKHLPHPCRKTQSLPFKNVVSAILISGICSNSTNNIAKAAASESENEWESLLKPFDLKQLKKVLSKITPYQLSKFLALPLDVPTSLELFRKASAQKGYCHTFDVYYTLIDKLGAAKEFKALDKLLLQMKEDGIVFRESLFIMIMKHYGRAGLPGQATRLLLDMRKIFSCEPTFKSYSAVLGILVDGNCPKVAVNVFYEMLNKGVSPSVSCFARVIKALCMINEVDSGCSLLRDMTKHGCVPNSIVYQTLIHALSKANRVGDALRLLEEMFLMGCIPDTNTFNDVVTGLCHSSRIHEAAKLVDRMLARGFAPDAITYGVLMHGFCRTDQIDEARALLYRVPNPNIVLFNILIKGFVTSGRFDEATALIREGLMNVGLQPDIYTYNILIHGLCQKGCLVSACEVLEEMSIKGCKPNVITYTILIGGYCNEGRLEEANELLIEMSSQGLSLNVVGYNCLVSALCKDGKIQEALETFGDMSRNGYKPDIFTFNSLIFGFCVVDKMEEALSMYRDMLLEGVIANTVTYNTLIHAFLKKGAIHEALKLVNDMLFRGCAPDEYTYSSLLHALCKDGAVEKALGLFEEILRKGVYPNNISCNILINGLCKIGKVQKALEFLREMIHRGLTPDIVAYNTLLNGLCKLGCVREATSLFDKLQFEGISPDPITYNTLISSYCRMGMLNDAHMLLNRGVACGFIPNEVTWHILVRNFVKKGTQENQTFSGYSNCLF from the coding sequence ATGCTAAAAAGATCAAAGCATTTGCCTCATCCTTGTCGAAAAACCCAATCTTTACCCTTCAAGAATGTAGTTTCTGCAATTTTGATTAGTGGGATTTGCAGTAATAGTACCAATAATATTGCCAAAGCTGCTGCTTCAGAATCTGAAAATGAATGGGAAAGTTTGCTCAAACCATTTGACCTCAAACAGCTTAAGAAAGTACTCAGTAAAATTACCCCTTATCAGCTTAGCAAGTTTCTGGCTCTTCCTTTGGATGTGCCCACATCCTTGGAGCTATTTCGGAAGGCTAGTGCCCAGAAAGGCTATTGTCACACTTTTGATGTGTACTATACTTTGATTGATAAACTTGGTGCTGCTAAGGAGTTTAAGGCTTTAGATAAACTGTTATTGCAGATGAAGGAGGATGGGATAGTTTTCAGGGAGTCCCTCTTCATTATGATCATGAAGCATTACGGTAGAGCTGGTTTACCTGGTCAAGCCACTAGGTTGCTTTTGGATATGAGGAAGATATTTTCTTGCGAACCAACGTTTAAATCGTATAGTGCTGTGTTGGGAATTCTAGTGGATGGTAATTGTCCTAAAGTTGCTGTTAATGTCTTTTATGAAATGCTTAACAAAGGTGTCTCCCCTAGCGTTTCATGTTTCGCCAGAGTAATAAAAGCGCTATGCATGATTAATGAAGTGGATTCTGGGTGTTCACTTCTGAGAGACATGACGAAACATGGGTGTGTGCCCAATTCTATAGTTTACCAGACATTGATTCATGCACTTTCCAAGGCCAATAGAGTAGGTGATGCCTTGAGGCTTTTGGAGGAGATGTTTCTTATGGGCTGTATACCAGATACCAATACTTTCAATGATGTTGTAACTGGCCTTTGCCATTCCAGTCGAATTCATGAGGCTGCCAAATTGGTTGATCGAATGCTTGCTCGGGGTTTTGCCCCTGATGCTATAACGTATGGAGTTTTGATGCATGGTTTTTGCAGAACAGATCAAATAGATGAAGCCAGGGCCCTGCTATACAGAGTACCCAATCCCAATATTGTTCTGTTTAACATTTTGATCAAGGGATTTGTGACCTCTGGTCGTTTTGATGAAGCAACAGCTCTTATCAGGGAGGGCCTGATGAATGTTGGCTTGCAGCCGGATATTTATACATATAACATCTTGATTCATGGCCTTTGCCAAAAGGGTTGTTTGGTGTCAGCTTGTGAAGTTCTTGAGGAGATGTCAATCAAGGGTTGTAAGCCCAATGTGATCACATATACTATTCTGATTGGGGGATACTGTAATGAAGGACGTTTAGAGGAGGCTAATGAACTTTTGATTGAGATGTCATCGCAAGGTCTTAGTTTAAATGTAGTCGGATATAACTGTCTTGTCTCTGCTTTGTGCAAGGATGGAAAGATCCAGGAGGCATTAGAAACTTTTGGTGATATGTCAAGAAATGGATATAAACCAGATATATTTACATTCAACTCTTTAATATTTGGGTTTTGCGTGGTTGATAAGATGGAAGAGGCACTTAGCATGTATCGTGATATGTTGCTTGAGGGGGTTATTGCCAATACTGTTACCTACAACACATTGATACATGCTTTCCTGAAAAAAGGTGCAATCCACGAGGCCCTTAAGCTTGTAAATGATATGTTGTTTAGAGGATGTGCCCCTGATGAGTACACATATAGTAGCCTTCTACATGCACTGTGCAAAGATGGTGCTGTTGAGAAAGCATTGGGACTTTTTGAGGAAATTTTGAGAAAGGGAGTCTATCCTAATAACATATCCTGCAACATTTTAATCAATGGCTTGTGCAAAATTGGCAAGGTACAAAAGGCACTTGAATTTTTAAGAGAGATGATTCATCGTGGATTGACACCTGATATAGTTGCATACAACACTTTGTTAAATGGTCTATGTAAGTTGGGTTGTGTTCGAGAAGCAACAAGCCTTTTTGATAAATTGCAGTTTGAAGGCATTAGTCCGGATCCCATCACGTATAACACTCTTATAAGTTCCTATTGTAGAATGGGCATGCTTAATGATGCCCATATGCTCTTAAATAGAGGCGTGGCCTGTGGATTTATACCTAATGAGGTGACATGGCATATCTTAGTCAGGAACTTTGTGAAAAAGGGTACACAAGAGAATCAAACATTTTCTGGATATTCCAACTGTTTATTTTAG
- the LOC113781970 gene encoding pentatricopeptide repeat-containing protein At5g64320, mitochondrial isoform X2, which yields MLKRSKHLPHPCRKTQSLPFKNVVSAILISGICSNSTNNIAKAAASESENEWESLLKPFDLKQLKKVLSKITPYQLSKFLALPLDVPTSLELFRKASAQKGYCHTFDVYYTLIDKLGAAKEFKALDKLLLQMKEDGIVFRESLFIMIMKHYGRAGLPGQATRLLLDMRKIFSCEPTFKSYSAVLGILVDGNCPKVAVNVFYEMLNKGVSPSVSCFARVIKALCMINEVDSGCSLLRDMTKHGCVPNSIVYQTLIHALSKANRVGDALRLLEEMFLMGCIPDTNTFNDVVTGLCHSSRIHEAAKLVDRMLARGFAPDAITYGVLMHGFCRTDQIDEARALLYRVPNPNIVLFNILIKGFVTSGRFDEATALIREGLMNVGLQPDIYTYNILIHGLCQKGCLVSACEVLEEMSIKGCKPNVITYTILIGGYCNEGRLEEANELLIEMSSQGLSLNVVGYNCLVSALCKDGKIQEALETFGDMSRNGYKPDIFTFNSLIFGFCVVDKMEEALSMYRDMLLEGVIANTVTYNTLIHAFLKKGAIHEALKLVNDMLFRGCAPDEYTYSSLLHALCKDGAVEKALGLFEEILRKGVYPNNISCNILINGLCKIGKGSKPALLQIITI from the exons ATGCTAAAAAGATCAAAGCATTTGCCTCATCCTTGTCGAAAAACCCAATCTTTACCCTTCAAGAATGTAGTTTCTGCAATTTTGATTAGTGGGATTTGCAGTAATAGTACCAATAATATTGCCAAAGCTGCTGCTTCAGAATCTGAAAATGAATGGGAAAGTTTGCTCAAACCATTTGACCTCAAACAGCTTAAGAAAGTACTCAGTAAAATTACCCCTTATCAGCTTAGCAAGTTTCTGGCTCTTCCTTTGGATGTGCCCACATCCTTGGAGCTATTTCGGAAGGCTAGTGCCCAGAAAGGCTATTGTCACACTTTTGATGTGTACTATACTTTGATTGATAAACTTGGTGCTGCTAAGGAGTTTAAGGCTTTAGATAAACTGTTATTGCAGATGAAGGAGGATGGGATAGTTTTCAGGGAGTCCCTCTTCATTATGATCATGAAGCATTACGGTAGAGCTGGTTTACCTGGTCAAGCCACTAGGTTGCTTTTGGATATGAGGAAGATATTTTCTTGCGAACCAACGTTTAAATCGTATAGTGCTGTGTTGGGAATTCTAGTGGATGGTAATTGTCCTAAAGTTGCTGTTAATGTCTTTTATGAAATGCTTAACAAAGGTGTCTCCCCTAGCGTTTCATGTTTCGCCAGAGTAATAAAAGCGCTATGCATGATTAATGAAGTGGATTCTGGGTGTTCACTTCTGAGAGACATGACGAAACATGGGTGTGTGCCCAATTCTATAGTTTACCAGACATTGATTCATGCACTTTCCAAGGCCAATAGAGTAGGTGATGCCTTGAGGCTTTTGGAGGAGATGTTTCTTATGGGCTGTATACCAGATACCAATACTTTCAATGATGTTGTAACTGGCCTTTGCCATTCCAGTCGAATTCATGAGGCTGCCAAATTGGTTGATCGAATGCTTGCTCGGGGTTTTGCCCCTGATGCTATAACGTATGGAGTTTTGATGCATGGTTTTTGCAGAACAGATCAAATAGATGAAGCCAGGGCCCTGCTATACAGAGTACCCAATCCCAATATTGTTCTGTTTAACATTTTGATCAAGGGATTTGTGACCTCTGGTCGTTTTGATGAAGCAACAGCTCTTATCAGGGAGGGCCTGATGAATGTTGGCTTGCAGCCGGATATTTATACATATAACATCTTGATTCATGGCCTTTGCCAAAAGGGTTGTTTGGTGTCAGCTTGTGAAGTTCTTGAGGAGATGTCAATCAAGGGTTGTAAGCCCAATGTGATCACATATACTATTCTGATTGGGGGATACTGTAATGAAGGACGTTTAGAGGAGGCTAATGAACTTTTGATTGAGATGTCATCGCAAGGTCTTAGTTTAAATGTAGTCGGATATAACTGTCTTGTCTCTGCTTTGTGCAAGGATGGAAAGATCCAGGAGGCATTAGAAACTTTTGGTGATATGTCAAGAAATGGATATAAACCAGATATATTTACATTCAACTCTTTAATATTTGGGTTTTGCGTGGTTGATAAGATGGAAGAGGCACTTAGCATGTATCGTGATATGTTGCTTGAGGGGGTTATTGCCAATACTGTTACCTACAACACATTGATACATGCTTTCCTGAAAAAAGGTGCAATCCACGAGGCCCTTAAGCTTGTAAATGATATGTTGTTTAGAGGATGTGCCCCTGATGAGTACACATATAGTAGCCTTCTACATGCACTGTGCAAAGATGGTGCTGTTGAGAAAGCATTGGGACTTTTTGAGGAAATTTTGAGAAAGGGAGTCTATCCTAATAACATATCCTGCAACATTTTAATCAATGGCTTGTGCAAAATTGGCAAG GGTTCGAAACCTGCACTTCTTCAAATTATAACTATATAA
- the LOC113781970 gene encoding pentatricopeptide repeat-containing protein At5g64320, mitochondrial isoform X3: MKEDGIVFRESLFIMIMKHYGRAGLPGQATRLLLDMRKIFSCEPTFKSYSAVLGILVDGNCPKVAVNVFYEMLNKGVSPSVSCFARVIKALCMINEVDSGCSLLRDMTKHGCVPNSIVYQTLIHALSKANRVGDALRLLEEMFLMGCIPDTNTFNDVVTGLCHSSRIHEAAKLVDRMLARGFAPDAITYGVLMHGFCRTDQIDEARALLYRVPNPNIVLFNILIKGFVTSGRFDEATALIREGLMNVGLQPDIYTYNILIHGLCQKGCLVSACEVLEEMSIKGCKPNVITYTILIGGYCNEGRLEEANELLIEMSSQGLSLNVVGYNCLVSALCKDGKIQEALETFGDMSRNGYKPDIFTFNSLIFGFCVVDKMEEALSMYRDMLLEGVIANTVTYNTLIHAFLKKGAIHEALKLVNDMLFRGCAPDEYTYSSLLHALCKDGAVEKALGLFEEILRKGVYPNNISCNILINGLCKIGKVQKALEFLREMIHRGLTPDIVAYNTLLNGLCKLGCVREATSLFDKLQFEGISPDPITYNTLISSYCRMGMLNDAHMLLNRGVACGFIPNEVTWHILVRNFVKKGTQENQTFSGYSNCLF, from the coding sequence ATGAAGGAGGATGGGATAGTTTTCAGGGAGTCCCTCTTCATTATGATCATGAAGCATTACGGTAGAGCTGGTTTACCTGGTCAAGCCACTAGGTTGCTTTTGGATATGAGGAAGATATTTTCTTGCGAACCAACGTTTAAATCGTATAGTGCTGTGTTGGGAATTCTAGTGGATGGTAATTGTCCTAAAGTTGCTGTTAATGTCTTTTATGAAATGCTTAACAAAGGTGTCTCCCCTAGCGTTTCATGTTTCGCCAGAGTAATAAAAGCGCTATGCATGATTAATGAAGTGGATTCTGGGTGTTCACTTCTGAGAGACATGACGAAACATGGGTGTGTGCCCAATTCTATAGTTTACCAGACATTGATTCATGCACTTTCCAAGGCCAATAGAGTAGGTGATGCCTTGAGGCTTTTGGAGGAGATGTTTCTTATGGGCTGTATACCAGATACCAATACTTTCAATGATGTTGTAACTGGCCTTTGCCATTCCAGTCGAATTCATGAGGCTGCCAAATTGGTTGATCGAATGCTTGCTCGGGGTTTTGCCCCTGATGCTATAACGTATGGAGTTTTGATGCATGGTTTTTGCAGAACAGATCAAATAGATGAAGCCAGGGCCCTGCTATACAGAGTACCCAATCCCAATATTGTTCTGTTTAACATTTTGATCAAGGGATTTGTGACCTCTGGTCGTTTTGATGAAGCAACAGCTCTTATCAGGGAGGGCCTGATGAATGTTGGCTTGCAGCCGGATATTTATACATATAACATCTTGATTCATGGCCTTTGCCAAAAGGGTTGTTTGGTGTCAGCTTGTGAAGTTCTTGAGGAGATGTCAATCAAGGGTTGTAAGCCCAATGTGATCACATATACTATTCTGATTGGGGGATACTGTAATGAAGGACGTTTAGAGGAGGCTAATGAACTTTTGATTGAGATGTCATCGCAAGGTCTTAGTTTAAATGTAGTCGGATATAACTGTCTTGTCTCTGCTTTGTGCAAGGATGGAAAGATCCAGGAGGCATTAGAAACTTTTGGTGATATGTCAAGAAATGGATATAAACCAGATATATTTACATTCAACTCTTTAATATTTGGGTTTTGCGTGGTTGATAAGATGGAAGAGGCACTTAGCATGTATCGTGATATGTTGCTTGAGGGGGTTATTGCCAATACTGTTACCTACAACACATTGATACATGCTTTCCTGAAAAAAGGTGCAATCCACGAGGCCCTTAAGCTTGTAAATGATATGTTGTTTAGAGGATGTGCCCCTGATGAGTACACATATAGTAGCCTTCTACATGCACTGTGCAAAGATGGTGCTGTTGAGAAAGCATTGGGACTTTTTGAGGAAATTTTGAGAAAGGGAGTCTATCCTAATAACATATCCTGCAACATTTTAATCAATGGCTTGTGCAAAATTGGCAAGGTACAAAAGGCACTTGAATTTTTAAGAGAGATGATTCATCGTGGATTGACACCTGATATAGTTGCATACAACACTTTGTTAAATGGTCTATGTAAGTTGGGTTGTGTTCGAGAAGCAACAAGCCTTTTTGATAAATTGCAGTTTGAAGGCATTAGTCCGGATCCCATCACGTATAACACTCTTATAAGTTCCTATTGTAGAATGGGCATGCTTAATGATGCCCATATGCTCTTAAATAGAGGCGTGGCCTGTGGATTTATACCTAATGAGGTGACATGGCATATCTTAGTCAGGAACTTTGTGAAAAAGGGTACACAAGAGAATCAAACATTTTCTGGATATTCCAACTGTTTATTTTAG